A genome region from Stenotrophomonas maltophilia includes the following:
- the gcvT gene encoding glycine cleavage system aminomethyltransferase GcvT, translated as MTQKTLLNDTHRALGAKMVDFGGWDMPIHYGSQLDEHHLVRRESGVFDVSHMTVVDLRGDQVKPFLRRLLANSVDKLKVPGKALYSCMLNPRGGVIDDLIVYYLGEDFFRMVVNASTREKDLAWLREQAAPFGVSVEQRPDLAILAVQGPQARGIVIGLARESEREALTKLGRFAALQVQSDDGVELFVARTGYTGEDGFEILLPQDAVVAFWNRLLAAGVKPAGLGARDTLRLEAGMNLYGQDMDEEITPYEAALAWTVSLDEGRDFIGRDVLEAQKAAGTARQMIGLVMDEKGVLRHGQAVTTAGGQGEILSGTFSPTLAKGIAFARVPAGELGEVTVDIRGRQVPVRVVKFPFVREGQAQPGVLADA; from the coding sequence ATGACCCAGAAGACGCTGCTCAACGATACCCACCGCGCCCTTGGCGCCAAGATGGTCGATTTCGGGGGTTGGGACATGCCCATCCACTACGGCTCGCAGCTGGACGAGCACCACCTGGTGCGTCGCGAGTCGGGTGTGTTCGACGTCAGCCACATGACCGTGGTCGACCTGCGCGGTGACCAGGTCAAGCCGTTCCTGCGCCGCCTGCTGGCCAACTCGGTCGACAAGCTGAAGGTGCCGGGCAAGGCGCTGTACTCCTGCATGCTGAATCCGCGCGGCGGCGTCATCGACGACCTGATCGTCTACTACCTGGGCGAAGATTTCTTCCGCATGGTGGTCAACGCCTCCACCCGCGAAAAGGACCTGGCCTGGCTGCGCGAGCAGGCCGCGCCGTTCGGCGTCAGCGTCGAGCAGCGGCCGGACCTGGCCATCCTGGCCGTGCAGGGCCCACAGGCGCGCGGGATCGTGATCGGCCTGGCCCGCGAATCCGAGCGCGAGGCGCTGACCAAGCTGGGCCGCTTCGCCGCCCTCCAGGTGCAGTCCGACGACGGCGTCGAGCTGTTCGTCGCCCGCACTGGTTACACCGGCGAAGACGGCTTCGAAATCCTGCTGCCGCAGGATGCCGTGGTCGCGTTCTGGAACCGCCTGCTGGCGGCGGGCGTGAAGCCGGCCGGCCTCGGCGCGCGCGACACGCTGCGCCTGGAAGCCGGCATGAACCTGTACGGCCAGGACATGGACGAAGAGATCACCCCGTACGAAGCGGCGCTGGCCTGGACGGTGTCGCTGGACGAAGGCCGCGACTTCATCGGCCGCGACGTGCTGGAAGCGCAGAAGGCTGCCGGCACCGCACGCCAGATGATCGGCCTGGTGATGGACGAGAAGGGCGTGCTGCGCCACGGCCAGGCGGTGACCACCGCGGGTGGCCAGGGCGAGATCCTGTCCGGCACCTTCTCGCCGACCCTGGCCAAGGGCATCGCCTTCGCCCGTGTACCGGCCGGTGAACTCGGCGAAGTCACCGTCGACATCCGCGGCCGGCAGGTGCCGGTGCGCGTGGTCAAGTTCCCGTTCGTGCGCGAAGGCCAGGCCCAGCCCGGCGTGCTCGCCGACGCCTGA